The window ttaaatctCTTTTAATAATATCTCCTGTGATTTTCTTAGGTTTCTTGTAGCTCTAGCTACAGGATGACTGCGCAACAATATAAATTTAGTCCTCTTTCTAGTCTATTCAATTACACAAAAGTCTCATATcctttattattaatttacaaattttgcattaaaaaagAACCCCAAATATTGAATTAACCAGGACAGTCTAAACCAGTTTTGATTGCATTAGGTtggtttagtttttttaattaaaaaaaccaatCTAATCCTGAGAAAATAATTCTAATTGGCTGAATCAGTTTAGTTGTTACATCAAAATTGATCCAAACCAAGTCATAAACACCATTAATAAAAAGCATGACTGGAATAAAGTAACGCTTAACAGACAGACAAAAAAATCTGAAGGATGAACATCAATTGGTCAATCGTAATATCTTTATCATGTAATTGTAGCTTATCATATATCAATATAGACCAAAAAGAGCCACAATGGACAATACTTCAAATACAATGGAAAATCTAAGGTAAAAATTTGAATTGTACATCTGAAACAAATATTCAAAGGATCATGAATACAGAAGCAATAAACatcttaaaaacaaaataaaaggctTTCACATACATCTAATTTAAAAGGAACCTGATGAGCTACATACAAAGTACATATTTCAATAATATTTATAGCCGGTAATTGAAAATTGAGTTTAAGccttaatttagttattttatcaACTCAATTGTCATAAAAAGCACACCTGATCAGATGGTGAAGTGCCACACTCCCCAGAAAGGTCATGAACATATAAAACTGCTGTTGGAAGATGTGAAAGGACAGCAAGAGTCAACTTCTCTAAATTATTCCTGTCCTCTAAAAACCAGGAAAATAAAAGCATATAAATCATAAATTGAAGGACCTAAGTCATTTAAAACCACATTAGAACAACGAGAAACAATGACAAATCAACTAATTATTACAGTACTGGATGCCAATGCCTTTGTATACCAGATAAGGAAACACCATGAAACATACATACATTTCaggattttttaattaaaaaagattataCAATCTCTAACCATAATCAGGTGAAATGATTAATAGGGAAAACCCGAAAACTTTTGAACATACCAAGCCTGAAGAATTAAGGTAGAACGTCCAGGACACACCAGAAACAAAAGCAGCAAAATGCACACCATAACTCCTAAACAATGATCTGCAGAGATGCAGAGCAGAGAAGGCATTGAAAATCATGAAACCTACCAAACTAAAGAGGACTAACTAGAATTTGAAATTGGATAGTGACGGGGAGGGTTGGCAAGCAGGCTGGCCCACCCTGCCCCCCTATCCCGCCCGGCAAAAAAATCTGGGCCAAATATGCCGATCCATCCCTTTTTTGGCGAACTGGCAAGTAGcctaccaaaattttttttaaaaataatattaaaaaaacagTTTTCAAAAGATTTAAgcactaacattttttttaaatgaaaaaatattttgaaaaaatattttattattatataataagttAGCAATATACCAAAAAATGTTTCATTGTTtcattaatcttttttttttttttagttttaagtgTATAActtttgtagaaaaaaaaaggtCACAAAAAAGTGGTGGTTGGCCGGCCTACGCTACCAAAGCCAGCGGATTAGGTAGTGTGGTTTAAGCGAGCTGTCTTTCGGGCTCAAATTCTATGCCCGACCCGCCTTTTATGATAAGTTGGCCTGGCAGGGTACCTTCAGGCATTATTTTCTGCCTTTATTTCTGTTCTTTCTCTGACTCACACTCTCTTAATATGGTATCTTAATTGTTTCATTTTGCTCGACTACAATCCAGTCAATACATTTTAATTGGAGTGAGGTTTTATATGGTGgcagctttctctttttcttttataagcCATGAGCACCATGGTTTCATGTCTCTACccaatggagacaaaaatgaTCTACAGTTGCAGGATAACTTGCCATACCCAATTGTACTCATATCcttaatttttacaaaataatctaGGAAAACTTTTAAATGTGCCGTCATACCGGTGTTTCAGTGATTTTTAactgttgatcttaattataaaaaatatatataatatatataattaagatcaatgatTAAAAATCAATGATACACCGATATGATGATACACTTAAAAATCTTCCAATAATCTATTTCTTTTCCGTACTTGTTCATTCTAGATACTTGTACCAGCGTCCTAGTATCATAAATTCTTTTGGAAGTCTAGCAGATAACATtttagaaaataagataaaattatacTACTTAGAAATTGgcaaaaataaaggaaatattAATTACCATCTTGTCTCTTCAGCAGGCCTGGAGTATCTGTTACCTACAGtcatcattataaatacattTGGTTGAAATAGAAAAACGcaaaatagcaaataaaaactcgaataaaatatttaaattctttATTAAGTCTGCAAAAAGCAAGAACGAAAATTCCCAAAAACTGAAACAAGAAAATTAATGAGAATTCCCAAATCAAGTGCAATTCTAAGAAAAGCTCAGCTAATAAATGTTACACTTTAAGACAAAGACAAAATAAACCATAGGTTTGCAGCATTTTACAAGGTATGAAAAGGTTAGAAATATTTGTTGTATggtaaaagaaataaatgttttcattaaaaaagaaaatattccgTATCATGCTATCATGAGAAATCTTTATGAGAAAAGGTAAAAATAGACAGTTGAACTCGGTTCAGCATGTTGAGGACATCGATTTCAACTATGATCCTGAGCACCACAGAGACAGCATATTCGAGGACCATGCATGTCGTGTGAGTCCATTTCATTCAAGTATCTGGTTAATTTTGGGCGACCTTTCAACGTTCGCCTCAAGGCGGGATTAGCGACCAATGTGGGTCCTCCATATGCAGGCCATGTCTCGGCATCACCTAACAGTGTAAACTCGAATTTATATACCTTACGAACCTCTGTCATCTTGTACACGTCATGCACATAGAGCTGGCAATCGATTCGCTGGTTAGCACAGCAAGCAATAACATGGCGACATGGTATTCGTTCTACCTGAAAGTGCCCACAGTCACACGTCCGTCGCGCAATATCAACGACTAACACCTTTCCGCTAGTCATTTCGCGCACCTCAAATACCTCATTCCATCTGTCAAAACGGTGCACAACTATATTTCCAACCTATTGCATACTTACCTCTATCCGCAGTTGTGCGAATACGAAATAAGTAAATCCAGCACGCTTGCGTTCGTGAGTCTCAGCACTCTTCCGCATAAAAAATTCATTTAACCGATAATATGTTGCTCGGACTAGTGCCAACACAGGTAGATTACCGGCACCCTTCAACACTGAGTTAATGCACTCGACAAGGTTCGTCGTCATATGGCCCCATCGATGTCCCTCGTCGAATGCCAATACCTAATGTCTAAGTCCAATGGCGTCGCAACACCTGGCATATGCCTTGCCTCGCTCTTTCAACCTCTTATAATTGAGGTTATAGAATACTCCTCCACCgttctttaattattttatttaataaattatacaaataataataattaattagtctttctttaaaataatacgattttttttctttaataccaaccttattttaaatattatatttaatataaattttaattttaaattaatttaattactataAATATCTAAAATGATACCTAAAAAATAACCTACAATAACAAAATAGAAAAGTGATATTAATAAGAAGTGTCATATTATTACCGTTCCCTAATTATAATAATGAGATTCATTcgttattttttgtatattttaaattattttatagtaattaattaatgTGAGGGAAGAATTCTTTTTTCTACTATGatctatacaaaaaattaaaaaatttattaataataagtgGTAAATATATTTTACGTAAATCTGATAAATCttttaataataaatgaaaattttcatttaataaaatatattttatgctaaattttaatatcaatatagtctaaataagaataattattaaaatggtaTCTAAAAGTTCGCACTGCGGACAAACGAACCccaaaaaatattacaaataagtttttgaaaaattttaaaatacgacaaaaataaaattagatattaaatatatatttttaaaaatgactTTAGATatcaaattttgatataaatttttacaaacattattagaaaaataaaatctttttattcttaaatatttgataattttttgtcaagtaattttttttaaaaaaaattattgtgaatgACCTCATTTGtttgtttgaaaaataaaaagaaaaatctaaagaTCAAATTTTACTTCGATTTTTTgtgtatcttttaaatatttattcaaatgttgccacaaaaatttagatataatagATAAACCGtttactaaatataaaaatttttttgttacttacaaaaattataatatttattagttctTTTTGTTCGTATTTTCAAATCATTCACAAACTATTTTAATTTGTTGATAACTTTTTTCAAAAGCTTTTTTGCCTGCGACTGAATCTTTCAGATACTAAATTAATAGTTAACCCGTGTAAATAATTATATTGTTTCACTCATCTCTCCCTCTATTCTTTAATTTTTggtagaaaattaaataaaattattataaatatttttctattcaattaaaaaaaatactagacTACtagtataatttaatattttttattaataattaattaataatatttaaaaatatgtactaaaaatatattattaaattgttaaactaaaaaaattaaattaataactaaaaatattaataaaaagttgTAAGTTCTATTCGCATTGAGTTTTTCTTTTCAACTGAATAAAAAAATGCCATGACACTGTTCTCTTTTATCGTAAAAGTATTGTTAGTCACAAATAATGAATAAAAAGTACTTTGATTGACGCATTCATTTCTAAACTAAAGTGAGACTCGCACAATGTGCGGAGAGGtaaattatttatactatatagtatattttaataaatattatattaaaaatattttagagaacatattataaatagattttgaatttatttatttttaaaaaagacataagttatttatattagagttatacaaaactgtattttttttcatttttcaatttgCATTAATGGCTACACTTTGTCTTTTCTTGCgatttttttgtttgtaaataatgaaaaaaataaatgaatgagaatggaaaatatataaaaatgttatattaaatttaaggaatttttgacaattagtataagagattaagaaatgaagagtagtaagagtcttaatatgtataagtaatatttgtaactgaaattttttataattattattattatgacacttttaatgtatgtttattgcatttaattagtacttgatgttttaattgaataataatagatatgagttttttgttttaatttttttaaaacattttactaaatagtgattGATTGATTTTCATCTAGCAATTTTGGGTATTAACTCTTTCGGTCTGTCATTACCACTGCAAATCCTTCTACAACAAAGAGAATAAGACATGGTCAAAGAATGATAATCCATTCTAAGTAACTTGTGGAAGCAATTATGCACATGTGgaataacaatttgaaaaagagAAACACGTAAATGTAAATTGTGGAAGAAGTACTCCACATgtaaaataacaatttataatttgatgatgaaatatTGCAATCGATAGTATATAGGGAGCAATAATTTTAAATGCACATTAATTTTGGTTGTGAGTGTTGGACAGAACCGTTTACAAAAGAGGAATACATAAACTTGTGCTACTTGTAATGAGTTCacaattaaaatgttattatttataacaaataaatagggctattgaaaatgatattgaacAATGAGAAGAGTAAACGGCAAAGTTGAAAATCTTTAGGAAGATACCCGACCTACGTTGGCAGCGCAGAATGGTGACGTTGGTTTGAGACCCAGAATCGAGCTCTGACAGGGAAACCGCAAGAGAAGGAATGGAGTTTGCCCTGGTTTCTGCAATTTATGCAATGCGACTCCGCCGGAGATGGACATCGCGATGTACAATTTGTTCTGAGGAAAAAACAATGGCTCATGGGACCGGAAGAGGACGGAGGAAATAAGATCTTGGTACGGAGAGGTGCTAAGAGGGTGAGGGTTTGAGAAAGGTAATAAGCTCTTTGGTTTTGAGAGCTTTTTGTTGGGGTAAAtgttaatttgtgtttttattgttttagaaataaagattgatttggaaaaagttaatttgttggtttttattgtgttttttttatgtgaaaataaaagttgatttggcaagatttgagtggtggattctaaaattttgccaagtaagCGTTGGTGCTGACATGACGTTcgtaaaagaagagaaataatttAGAAGTAATGTGAGTAAATCTATGTacttacttttatatattaagaatagatgatGGAAAGAACTATTCCATTGGATGAGAATGGTGTTAGAAGAGGGGGATGGAAAGTAGGGACCCTCCAAAAGAAGCTTAATTCACGATGCTTGTTTGTGAATGGTGATTGATGAGTGAATCATGAGAATTCAGAAGCCTTCAATTCTCTTATTTTTCCCACCCACTTGTCACggaaaattttagaaggttagatttaacagtgtttatatagttttctggagtgtttgagaatactctagatggttccggaacgttctagaatgtcaTAGAAGGCCCcggaataccctagaaggttctagaagactctggaaggtcatagagtattctagaagagtgtagatgtatatagaagtataaagagtgatatggaataatctagaaacatttagagagttgtggtaggatagatatttgtaaagaaggttctggatgattaatctggaccgttgattagatttaatcctaaccatccattgaggaggtggatggctataaatagggatgagagttagagtttgggggtgtgaatcatttgtaaccacatttgagcaataaagtgttcttccaccaaagcttcctttctcttgtgttctcttgtattcttagctttcttgctaagtattgagggttaggctgacttggtcttagctcaagaggttgagtaagtccgagtgccggcacggtagcgttggagtgtgtctaaggccgtgacaatttggtatccgagcaaggttcgagagggagcacaagtCGCTTGTGGGAATGGCTTCTAGTatcaccatggagcatgttgagtctcaaagGGGAAGGGATACTATTCTttctcaatggggaggcaagaaggttcgttcttcaagtgagcctagaggtaaggactctaacttcttagaagaaagagtttctatgttgaaaaatgttctatcctctatggatgagcgcttccaaaggatagaacatgacaaggagaccctcgaggctcacgtattaggagaactagatgctttcaaagaaagcatgctccaaattgaagagaagcttgagaattccttaaagttatttgaggaagttcgaggaggcgaaatctcgaccaaccattataagggagacgacaaagattgatctccccaagccaaaggaattcaagggcgtaagggacgctcgtgaggtggagaacttcctatggcaaatggagaggtacttcgaaggccaaggggtggtcgaagaagcaataaaggtacgcactgcagctctctacctttctgataatgctactttgtggtggaggagaaagtgcgtagatatggaaaagggcacttgcaacatagccacatgggaagatttcaaaagggaattgaaaagacaattcttccctgagaatgtggtttatgaagcaaggaagaagttgagggagttgaagcacaagagtacgattagcgactacgtaaaggagtttactactctcacgcttcaaatccccaacttagcatcagaggatgcattgttcttcttcattgatggactccaaccttgggcaaagcaagaactacaaagaaggaatgttaatgatgtcgatgaggccatcgtggtggccgaatcactcactgagtatcataggggagactctaaaccTAAGTCTTCCTCAAAGCCTAGTTCTGCTAAAGGTGGGGGAGACAAGGGGAGGAGCTTCTCAaccaagaaggaaggaaaatactcttcaaagaaagagtacgaagaaaaaagaaggctttcgtgcccaaaggaggatgcttcgtgtgcaagggaccgcaccaaatgaaggattgtcccaagctagggactttggcatctattgctgaggaacgagaagctcaaactcaagtaactgagtgtgttggatctatccaacACATAAATGCTGTGAAGACCAAAGAGGCAAGTACTgcagaaaagaaaggcttgatgtatgtcaaagcctttatcaatgaaaaacctgtcatggctatgatcgacactggtgctacacacaacttcatcacgcctgatgaagcaaggaggcttgggttgaagatcaccgaaaagaatggttggttcaaacccgtgaataccaagggtgaaccccttaagggagtagcaaaaggggttgagatgactcttggttcttggaagggccttgtggatttctcagtagcacccatggacgattttaaaatagtcatcgggctcgatttacaaaggaaggcaaatataatacctatgccatactacgacgtagtatgcgtcatggagaaagggtctccGTGCATGGTCCCTACAGTCTCTAAAGTTGGAGGACCGCCGATACTCTCCgctatgcaactcaagaaagggttcaagaagggagagattacatatttggctctactacaagaggagtcaacacttgaaagagaagacgttcctcccgaaatcaaggaagtccttgaagaaaataaggatgtgatgcctcccgagttgccaaaacaactaccacctAGGAGGAAGGTGGACCACAAGATTGAATTGGAGTTAGGAGCAAAGCCGCCCGCCTCAACACCGTATAGGATGGCACCGCCAGAACTCGAGGAGTTGAAGAAGCAACTCAGATTTGCTAGATGCTGGGTTCATCCGTCCATCGAAGGCACCTTATGGCGCACCAGTCTTATTCCAAAAGAAGCATGATGGTTCATTGAGGTTATGCATCGACTATCGAGCACTTAACAAGgtaaccatcaagaacaaataccccattcctttgatagccgatttgtttgatcaacttggtagagccaagtggttctcaaagctagatttgaggtcaggatatcaccaagtgagaattgccgatggtgatgagcctaagaccacgtgtgtcacgaggtatggatcgtatgagtggttggtgatgccttttggcttgaccAACGCTCCTGCGACCTTCTGTACCTTGATGAATGAGATCTTTCGACCTTACCTTGATCGGTTTGTAGTGGTCTACTTGGATGACATTGTTGTCTATAGCAATACTTTGGAGGAACATGTAGAACACTTACGAACCGTGTTCAAGATCTTGCGAGAGAATAACCTATATGTGAAGAAGGAAAAGTGTTCCTTTGCAAGGGATGAAGTCCACTTCTTGGGACACATCATTAAAGGTGGAACTCTCTGCATGGATCAAGGAAAGGTGAAGGCTATCAAAGAGTGGGAGCCGCCAAACAAGGTATCTGAATTGAGGTCATTCCTTGGGTTGGCTAATTACTATCGGAGGTTTATCAAGGGATACTCCGCTAAGGCTGCACCATTAACTGATCTTCTCAAGAAGAATCACTCTTGGGAAtggtcaaaggagtgtcaaaaggcCTTTGATGAGTTGAAGGCTGCTATCACAGAAGGACCAGTACTAGCACTACCCGACTACTCAAAGGTATTTGAAGTCCACACTGATGCTTCTGACTACGCTATTGGAGGAGTTCTGATGCAAGAAGGACATCCTATTGCCTTTGAGAGTCGCAAGTTGAATGATACAGAGAGGCGATACACtgtccaagagaaggagatgaccgCGGTGGTACATTGTCTGAGAACTTGGCGTCACTACTTGCTTGGTTCACACTTCATCGTCAAGACAGACAATGTGGctacaagctacttccaaactcaaAAGAAGTTAAGCCCCAAACAAGCTAGGTGGCAAGACTTCTTGGCTGAGTTTGATTTCGAATTCGAATACAAGTCAGGCAAGACTAATGTCGTAGCAGATGCGCTGAGTCGCAAGGCTGAGTTAGCGGCCATTTCTATGGTGGAAGGAGATATTATGCATATCATCAAAGAAGGGTTGCATCACGATCCATTAGCcaagaagttggtggagttggctagagaaggtaagaccaaaagattttggttAGAAAACGACCTTCTCTACACAAAAGGGAGAAGACTATACGTTCCTAAATGGGACAATCTAAGAAGGAAGTTGGTAAGAGAATGCCACGACACCAAGTGGGCTGGTCACCAAGGTCAGCGAAGGACCTTAgcactcattgaatcttcttattattggcctcaaatgagagctgaagtggagagctatgtgaagacttgtcttgtgtgccaacaagataagattgaaaacaagacaccaagtgggttgattggaacctctgcctccatcagagcgaccgtgggaaagtgtctctctagatttcatctctgccttaccgaagtccgaggggtttggatctattctcgtggtagtggatcgattttcgaagtatgctacctttatacctgcccctactgactgcactgcagaggaagcagcacgactattcttcaagaatgtggtgaagtactggggattgcctaagagcatcattagtgatcgagatccacgCTTCACAGGACGACTATGGATAGAGTtgttcaaactccttgggtcggagcttcatttctcaacaagcttccatcctcaaaccgatgggcagactgagagagtgaatgccttactcgagtgttacttaaggcattttgtaagcgctaatcagaaggattggacaaaacTCCTAGACATTGCTCAATTCTCATACAATCTGCAAAGGAGCGAGTCTACAGGGAAGAGCCCATTTGAGATTGTGACTGG is drawn from Arachis hypogaea cultivar Tifrunner chromosome 12, arahy.Tifrunner.gnm2.J5K5, whole genome shotgun sequence and contains these coding sequences:
- the LOC112730599 gene encoding uncharacterized protein, whose amino-acid sequence is MTTNLVECINSVLKGAGNLPVLALVRATYYRLNEFFMRKSAETHERKRAGFTYFVFAQLRIEVERIPCRHVIACCANQRIDCQLYVHDVYKMTEVRKVTDTPGLLKRQDEDRNNLEKLTLAVLSHLPTAVLYVHDLSGECGTSPSDQFSIYKEIKERFSGHLWLDVVSKFDLLKPSPVVYATEKPSPTEFELEKYRKSGPDGAIHVSVKTQQGLNELKKKVHELLCLQMAKIKHTMEQPREVRGTTQSVTANL